The following proteins come from a genomic window of Alicyclobacillus dauci:
- a CDS encoding response regulator, with protein MAKIMVVDDAAFMRMMLKNLLTEGGHEVVAEAGNGREAVQLYEAHRPDVVTMDITMPEMDGLEAVKAIMALDPNAKVVMCSAMGQQDMVIDAIKSGAKSFLVKPFQKEKVLEEIAKIS; from the coding sequence ATGGCAAAGATTATGGTAGTAGACGATGCAGCTTTTATGCGAATGATGTTAAAGAACTTATTAACGGAAGGTGGTCATGAGGTCGTCGCCGAAGCTGGGAACGGTCGTGAAGCCGTTCAACTATATGAAGCACACCGCCCAGACGTTGTCACGATGGACATCACCATGCCGGAAATGGATGGTCTGGAGGCAGTAAAGGCCATTATGGCATTGGACCCGAACGCAAAAGTGGTTATGTGCAGCGCGATGGGTCAACAGGACATGGTTATTGACGCCATTAAATCAGGTGCAAAGAGCTTCCTCGTCAAGCCATTCCAGAAGGAAAAGGTACTTGAGGAAATCGCGAAGATCTCCTGA
- a CDS encoding tyrosine-type recombinase/integrase — translation MLDQMSIEFMTAIGTLKKLDYFFAFLHQSHPDWVDMRNLSRNDIEGFLHFLRTEPMGGVPGGQKATNSHVNTAMGKLRVFIEDIQRYGWSESPLKPVGNLIYPEDYPKRQETNPNTVKYIPDYIWDLVLSNIDQFKREYIPILLVMEATGFRVSDVLMLKLDCLTKDKTGWWIIGDQRKVKYKDHRVPVTEEIAAVVQSQIELVRKVSTAENNPERYLFATFTGKRKGYPITSNTMRNNLNALARKCHILDENGRPYKFKNHAFRHRYGVTLLNNGMDIVIVQQLMAHASPEMTIVYAKILDETKRKEWEKVRATGAFAAIRISEQGKIVPATLEEQVTENGLELEWIRHNFDSIRLDHGICVKNPKIKCTFLDSVLEPPCIKNNCRSFHVDSTFIDYYKQQISKMEEDITAYKKANRLRSIELIEPKLKKYKEILSGLQNGNGIFGLEKSRREYTGDERERVATSVE, via the coding sequence TTGCTCGACCAGATGTCCATTGAGTTCATGACAGCAATAGGTACATTAAAGAAACTAGATTATTTCTTCGCTTTTCTACATCAAAGCCATCCTGATTGGGTGGATATGCGTAACTTATCGAGAAATGACATAGAGGGTTTTCTACACTTTCTAAGAACGGAGCCCATGGGTGGGGTTCCAGGTGGTCAAAAGGCTACCAATTCACACGTTAACACTGCCATGGGAAAACTAAGAGTGTTTATTGAAGATATACAGAGATACGGATGGTCGGAATCCCCATTAAAACCTGTAGGCAATTTAATTTATCCAGAGGATTACCCTAAACGTCAGGAAACAAACCCAAATACGGTGAAATATATCCCAGATTACATTTGGGATCTGGTCTTAAGTAATATTGATCAGTTTAAACGCGAATACATTCCGATTCTACTGGTAATGGAAGCTACAGGATTTCGAGTTTCTGATGTCTTGATGTTAAAACTTGATTGTTTAACGAAGGATAAAACTGGTTGGTGGATTATTGGGGACCAGAGGAAAGTCAAATACAAGGATCACAGGGTGCCTGTTACAGAAGAAATAGCAGCCGTTGTCCAATCTCAAATTGAACTTGTTCGAAAGGTGTCCACTGCAGAAAATAACCCTGAACGATACCTCTTTGCAACGTTCACTGGTAAGCGCAAGGGATACCCCATAACGTCGAACACAATGCGTAACAATCTTAACGCTCTAGCAAGAAAGTGTCATATTCTTGATGAGAACGGGCGGCCCTATAAATTTAAAAACCATGCGTTTCGTCATCGGTATGGAGTGACTCTTCTTAACAACGGAATGGATATAGTTATTGTTCAGCAATTAATGGCGCACGCAAGCCCAGAAATGACAATTGTTTACGCGAAGATATTGGACGAGACTAAGAGGAAAGAATGGGAAAAAGTTAGGGCGACTGGTGCTTTTGCAGCAATTCGGATTAGTGAACAAGGGAAGATAGTACCCGCCACATTGGAAGAACAAGTAACTGAAAATGGACTAGAGCTGGAATGGATTAGACACAATTTTGATTCTATTCGATTGGATCATGGAATTTGCGTCAAGAATCCGAAGATAAAATGCACTTTCTTAGATAGTGTTTTGGAACCGCCTTGTATTAAAAACAATTGTCGTAGTTTTCATGTAGACTCAACGTTCATCGACTATTATAAGCAGCAAATATCAAAAATGGAAGAAGACATTACGGCTTATAAGAAGGCTAATCGGTTACGTTCCATAGAATTAATAGAGCCAAAGCTTAAAAAATATAAAGAGATTCTATCTGGCTTACAAAATGGGAATGGAATATTTGGGTTGGAGAAGTCGCGGCGCGAATATACGGGAGATGAACGAGAGAGGGTGGCGACCAGTGTCGAATGA
- a CDS encoding MBL fold metallo-hydrolase, translating to MKNRIETYTGSKHFRLNYVAEGVVAAISVPGTGSVGNAAIIDLGDTTLVVDTLNTIEAAEDLLAAATYLTGHQVSYVINTHWHSDHTSGNQLFPPTAQIISTSTTREIMATFGKNRLAQQLSNPVPIYQAIEELEEKVQQETDEKLKKEMQWENASDREYMKMLSNLVYTLPTITFDQQMSIYGSHRTVQLITYGGGHTQSDAFVYLPEEKIAVMGDLVLSKHHPVMMYANPQEWLNILKRVELLDIETIVPGHGEVCSMKELHEVKCYIKDIVTLVEETVQSKKNITDISVPKVYRDWFFTTYFSSNLKRVYDLITKSAD from the coding sequence ATGAAAAACAGAATTGAAACATATACGGGCTCAAAGCATTTCCGGCTGAATTACGTCGCTGAGGGTGTCGTTGCAGCAATCTCGGTCCCTGGTACCGGCTCTGTCGGGAATGCAGCAATCATTGATCTAGGTGATACAACACTCGTGGTGGACACCCTTAACACTATCGAGGCCGCAGAAGATTTGCTGGCAGCAGCAACCTACCTCACAGGACACCAAGTATCCTACGTAATCAACACACATTGGCACAGTGACCATACGAGCGGCAATCAACTGTTTCCCCCTACGGCACAAATAATTTCTACATCCACCACACGTGAAATTATGGCTACATTCGGGAAAAACAGGTTAGCCCAGCAGCTGTCAAACCCAGTACCGATTTATCAGGCTATCGAAGAACTCGAGGAGAAAGTACAACAAGAGACGGACGAAAAGTTAAAGAAGGAAATGCAATGGGAAAATGCCAGTGACCGCGAGTACATGAAAATGCTTTCCAATTTGGTATATACACTACCAACGATAACCTTTGACCAGCAGATGAGTATTTATGGAAGTCACCGGACCGTGCAACTAATAACGTATGGCGGCGGTCACACGCAAAGTGATGCATTCGTGTACCTTCCTGAAGAAAAAATTGCCGTAATGGGGGATCTGGTGCTCTCTAAGCATCATCCAGTCATGATGTATGCGAATCCCCAGGAGTGGCTGAATATTCTGAAGCGAGTCGAACTACTGGACATAGAAACTATCGTACCGGGGCATGGTGAAGTTTGCTCAATGAAAGAACTTCACGAAGTGAAGTGTTACATCAAAGATATTGTGACATTGGTCGAAGAAACCGTTCAAAGTAAGAAGAACATTACTGATATTTCTGTACCAAAGGTTTATCGTGACTGGTTCTTTACTACATATTTTAGTTCAAACTTGAAAAGAGTTTATGATTTGATCACTAAATCAGCCGATTAG
- a CDS encoding DUF6262 family protein: protein MSNEKPNVTGLLEHAKTKTQLAEDKVFEAIKKMVKHQMKINFNTVSEESGVTKSFLYKNKKVRDRIEFLRQQQEGLPSAKMVKRNTSDASKDVIIATLKSRNQQLENELKKLRELVRKRFGEIYKSL, encoded by the coding sequence GTGTCGAATGAGAAACCTAACGTCACCGGACTGTTGGAACATGCTAAAACTAAAACTCAACTAGCCGAAGACAAGGTTTTTGAGGCAATAAAGAAGATGGTCAAACATCAGATGAAAATTAACTTTAACACTGTATCGGAGGAGTCTGGCGTTACAAAATCGTTTCTCTACAAGAATAAAAAGGTTCGCGATCGTATTGAGTTTCTGCGACAGCAACAAGAAGGATTACCGTCCGCGAAAATGGTTAAGCGTAATACGAGTGACGCTTCGAAGGATGTAATAATTGCTACTTTGAAATCTCGGAACCAACAACTAGAAAATGAACTAAAAAAGTTACGAGAGTTGGTTAGGAAGCGATTTGGGGAGATATACAAATCTCTGTAG
- a CDS encoding chemotaxis protein CheX — METATLVTEILNGTLSALSTVVPFPIEHGNAERLPNAFRQPEMGVLIGVTGDYHTRLVIDAKKEIFMALGASMYGMTVEGELLDSLIGEVGNMVGGNMCTNVSMNGIHLDITPPTVLIGDTKLTGFTYALSVPVIISSIGALRVSLLITE; from the coding sequence ATGGAAACAGCAACACTGGTTACCGAAATTTTAAACGGTACACTTTCTGCACTATCTACGGTTGTTCCATTTCCGATTGAACACGGAAATGCAGAAAGACTCCCTAATGCCTTCAGACAGCCCGAAATGGGCGTTCTGATTGGGGTTACTGGTGACTATCACACCCGCCTCGTTATCGATGCAAAGAAAGAGATATTTATGGCGTTAGGTGCTTCAATGTATGGTATGACCGTAGAAGGAGAACTGTTAGATTCACTAATTGGTGAGGTCGGCAACATGGTTGGTGGCAACATGTGTACAAATGTTTCTATGAATGGGATTCATCTTGACATTACTCCCCCAACCGTCCTTATTGGTGATACAAAATTGACTGGGTTCACATATGCACTTTCAGTACCCGTAATTATTAGTAGTATTGGTGCCCTTCGCGTTAGCCTGCTCATCACTGAATAG
- a CDS encoding chemotaxis protein CheC has product MIGELANMMAGSICTAVSNKGFSLDITPPTVMVGQTKLSGFQQACCVPISITDAGVLRVIVMIEDAN; this is encoded by the coding sequence ATAATCGGCGAACTCGCTAACATGATGGCAGGGAGCATTTGTACGGCCGTATCGAATAAGGGCTTTTCATTGGATATCACACCGCCGACGGTGATGGTAGGTCAAACGAAATTAAGTGGTTTTCAACAGGCTTGTTGTGTACCCATTTCCATTACGGATGCTGGGGTTTTGCGTGTTATCGTGATGATTGAAGACGCGAATTGA